ACAGCTCCGTCGTTGGCCCCAGCGGGCGCAGGTTGCAGGCCGCGAAATCGTTCGGGGTGATCTGCGCAACGCGGGCAAAGTGGTGAAAGGCACTGAGATCAAAGCCTTCCGCCCGTTGCGGGCGCCACAGATCAAGCAACTGATCGCTTTCCACGGCTTGCGCCACCAGGGTACCGCGTTCCGGGATGGCGCGCGCCTCGGGCTTGGCCAGAGCGCCCATGGCATGGGTCAGTGTTGCCAGCGCGCCTTCCCCCAGAAGGACCGTGTCGACGATTTCCGAAATCACCACATCTGCCGCTTCTGGCATGTCCTCACCAATGACGATCTCATGCGACCATTTCGGGATCACGGTGATGCGGTCAGAGAGACCATTGTCAGCGATGACGCGAGTTGCGGCCTCGGCGATCAGCGGCTGCTGTTCGCAGGTGTAGACGTGTTTCGCCCCGGCGCGCGCGGCCAGCATCGCCGTTAGACCGGCGCCGCAGCCGATGTCCAGCACCACATCGCCCGGTTTTACCTTCGCTGCGATCGCCTTGGCATAGGCGCTGTTGCGGGCCGTATCCGCCAGCATCGGGAAATGCCAGCGCGGCACGAACATCTGGTGCAGCCGTTCCTGGAAAATCTGCGCCTCGTGGTTCCGGGGATCAAGCGCAAGGGCCTGGGACAGCATCTGCGACGTCCTGCGGCCCCCATCGGTCAGAGGCATGGATTTTGCGAGCTCTACAAGTTTCTCTGCGCCGTGCGCAGCCTGAGAGGTGTTGTCCTGAGGCGAATGCGGCATCTGATTTTCGGCCAACTTTTAGATTTCCTTATTTGAGGCAAATGCGATTAATCCCATATTGCGCAGACGCGTCTAACAAAGGGTAAAGCTGAACTAACGAAGCTGTGAATGCTTCATTGACTGCTGCCACGTACCTCGGCGCTCAGACCGGCCTGATCGGGATGGGGCGTCCATTTGATCGCGGTCCGGCGCCGAGATGTTTTTGCTCTGAATGCTGTGCGGGACAGGGGAGAGCACAGCGCGTGATCGGTCCACCCATAGCCCCTCTGCGATGCCCATGCTGCCGAGCCGACAAGGAGAACGATCCGTTCACGGCTGACCTTTGAGACGCAGATACGTCAACATCGCCTCCGACAGCGTCAGAACATCATACGTGACAGAGGCGTCTGCCGACGAGAGAGGAGCTTGCGGGGTCAGACTATGCCGAAGAAAGTGGTTGCTTGGGAGTTCCGCATCCTGAGTGCGGAGGCGATACCAGAATTCGTGGAGTTTGCAGGCAGCCCTGTTTGCCCGCGAGAGAGCGATGACGCGGGACCTGGTCCGCAGGGACTAGGAGATTTTTCCCGAAGAGTAGTGCTGTCGGAGGTCCACCGGCATACGGGGGTAAGTAGTAGATACCTTCCTTCACGAAGACATAGCTGTGCGAAATGGTCTCCAATTTGTTCTACGCCTCGCCTTGATCAGGCCAAAAGCTAACGTAAAACGATATCTTAGATGAAGGAGTGGTGCCCCCACACGGACTCGAACCGCGGACCTACTGATTACAAATCAGTTGCTCTACCAGCTGAGCTATAGGGGCGCTGCCGGGGAATTAGCGATATTGGGCGCAGCCTGCAAGATGGAAAACGCAAGCAATGTGCAATTCCTGCGTCTGGTTTGTGCAGGCCACTGGCCGCGCGGGCCTGCAGGGCATAGGGGCGCCTCGTTTGACCTTTGAACGCAGGCGGAGTAAGCCTTTAACCCGTTAAATCATCGCACAAGCAAGGCCCCGATTTCATGCAGGTCATCCTCCACGTGGGTGCACATGGCACCGAAGAAGACCGGTTGCTGAAGACACTTTTGAACAACAAGGAGGCGGCGGCGAAACGCGGTGTCGCTATTCCCGGTCCCGGCAAGTACCGTTACCTGCTGAAGGATTGCATGGGGGCGCTTCTGACTGGAACTCCGGC
This genomic stretch from Phaeobacter gallaeciensis harbors:
- a CDS encoding 50S ribosomal protein L11 methyltransferase, translated to MAENQMPHSPQDNTSQAAHGAEKLVELAKSMPLTDGGRRTSQMLSQALALDPRNHEAQIFQERLHQMFVPRWHFPMLADTARNSAYAKAIAAKVKPGDVVLDIGCGAGLTAMLAARAGAKHVYTCEQQPLIAEAATRVIADNGLSDRITVIPKWSHEIVIGEDMPEAADVVISEIVDTVLLGEGALATLTHAMGALAKPEARAIPERGTLVAQAVESDQLLDLWRPQRAEGFDLSAFHHFARVAQITPNDFAACNLRPLGPTTELFHFDFTRPSLKPARTTADLTCTEAGTLQAVLVSFEMELAPGIQVDNGLASDGHWGRTAYLLDQPAKAWPGLQFAVTAQHDSAQLSLSVHEDELRTKVADQAAVWMHPAWNLRPAPQADAALAADAAPIWGQTPPTGIEHQGPSFH